From a single Pseudorasbora parva isolate DD20220531a chromosome 15, ASM2467924v1, whole genome shotgun sequence genomic region:
- the gtf2a1 gene encoding transcription initiation factor IIA subunit 1 has translation MASSANSNSVPKLYKNVMEDVINEVRELFLDEGVDEQVLMELKTLWESKLMQSKAVDGFHTDEQQALQAQQQQAQQAQQTQAQSQPQQVLLPPAQQVSQQQVIVQEPKLLQHMSTTGLSAAATAATLALPTGVSPIQQLITPQGQILQVVRTANGAQYIIQSQQQMVLQQQVLPQMQPGGVQAPVIQQVLTPIQGGLSQQTGVIIQPQQIVLAGNKVQQSTQVMQAATMAVQQGPGAAQVQAQPQPQPQAQQPQQQPQQQQASQQPPMMLQVDGAGDTSSDEDEEEEDEYDEDEDEDKEKDGGEDGQVEEEPLNSGDDVSDEEDQELFDTENVVVCQYDKIHRSKNKWKFHLKDGIMNLNGRDYVFSKAIGDAEW, from the exons ATGGCGAGCTCGGCTAACTCGAACTCAGTG CCTAAACTGTATAAAAACGTAATGGAGGATGTCATCAATGAAGTCCGGGAGCTTTTCCTGGACGAGGGAGTGGATGAGCAGGTCCTGATGGAGCTTAAAACG TTATGGGAGAGTAAGCTGATGCAGTCTAAGGCGGTGGATGGCTTTCATACGGATGAGCAGCAGGCTCTGCAAGCTCAACAACAGCAGGCCCAACAAGCTCAGCAGACGCAGGCACAGTCCCAGCCACAGCAAGTCCTCCTGCCTCCAGCGCAGCAGG TTTCTCAGCAGCAGGTCATTGTTCAGGAGCCTAAGCTCCTACAGCACATGAGCACGACAGGATTG AGTGCAGCAGCCACAGCAGCAACTTTGGCTTTACCCACAGGTGTATCACCAATTCAGCAACTTATCACGCCTCAAG GTCAGATCCTGCAGGTGGTCAGAACTGCCAATGGAGCTCAATACATCATTCAGTCTCAGCAGCAGATGGTGTTGCAGCAGCAGGTCCTGCCACAGATGCAGCCTGGCGGTGTGCAGGCCCCTGTCATACAGCAG GTGTTGACTCCTATTCAGGGAGGCCTTTCTCAGCAGACCGGAGTCATCATCCAACCACAGCAGATTGTCCTCGCAGGAAATAAAGTACAGCAGAGCACTCAG GTCATGCAGGCAGCAACTATGGCGGTGCAGCAGGGTCCGGGAGCTGCGCAGGTGCAGGCTCAACCTCAGCCTCAGCCTCAAGCACAGCAACCCCAACAACAGCCACAGCAGCAACAAGCCTCGCAGCAACCTCCCATGATGCTCCAGGTGGACGGAGCAGGTGACACGTCCTCAGATgaggatgaagaggaggaggacgAGTATGATGAGGACGAGGATGAAGACAAAGAGAAAGATGGTGGCGAGGATGGCCAAGTGGAGGAG GAGCCGTTAAACAGTGGTGACGACGTCAGTGATGAGGAAGACCAGGAGCTGTTTGACACAGAGAACGTGGTGGTTTGCCAATATGACAAG ATTCACAGAAGTAAGAACAAATGGAAATTTCACCTGAAAGACGGGATAATGAATCTGAACGGGCGGGATTACGTGTTCTCCAAAGCCATTGGAGATGCAGAGTGGTAA